tttgctcACTTCTTCACAGGCAAATATTTGGCAAGGCCAATAGGAAGCGCGCCGCACAGTAGGATGAGTTTGTTGCTAGCCACGTCCGACAGAAATGAAATCAGGTAAAGGCTAGAAAAATACCTGAATGTTCAGCTTCTCACAGGTCTCTTCCAACAGGAGGagcttctgcttctccctcctACAGCTGCGAAGGGTTTAGGATGTTGCGTCCTAACCACAAACTGAGTCTGTTCCGTTGTTGATGCTGGTATTTCTACCATGGTAAATAAGAATGGAAGAAGAGTTTCTTGCAATGCAATGGAAAATCCATCCCCGTAAGGAAATGCCATTCATGTAAGTGTCCGAACCGCTTTGCACGCTCGCTGTGAGGAGCAGGTGATGCCCGTGAGCCCTCTACCTGTCACTGAATGTTGTTCAGCGCGATGTAAGCACAACACATGGAATGTCCAGGTAGGATAGAGAAAGTAGAGCTTTGTGATGTCAGCCATGAACAAAACAGGATGACAAACACGCTAGAAATATTCCTAATTACAACGATGAGGGGGGAAGAAGTGGGAAGATTGTTAGCATTTTAAATTGCGAAGCAGTGCTCAAATATTGCTGTGGTGAAGCAGGATAGGCAAGCAGACCCTTCTAGTGACGCCCGCTAGGACTGCATCACACGTGGTCTCAAACTGTACTTTGTCTTTCATTACTGAGTTCCATAACCGAGCTGTTTATTGTGtttaaccatttaaaaaaaaaatattaccgATGTATTACAAAACGAGAAGCTAGTAGATGCAAAACTTGgaattttagtgaaaaaaaaaaacgaaacaaaaaaCCCCTGTGCTAACGTCTCATGATGGGTGAAGGAGTGCAAAGGACCAAACGAAATCGGAGCGACTAATTAGCCACCCCCACGCTACTCCGTCCGTTGCTATGTGTACTCTGTATGTGGTAGGATGCACACCACGAACACCACATGGCACATCGAACTCATCTGTACGCTGCCATCTCCTCTGGGACTGTGACAGCCCAAACCTTTGAGCAACTTCCAACAGCCATCATTAAAAAACCGAACATTTACAGCCAAGAGAAAtgtctggtttggtttgtggtttttatcCTTCTGTCCACAGGTTAATTTGGGGGTCAGTTCAAGCCCCCGGGTTGCGTCAGGAGCCACACGAGCAGCACAGCGCCAGGGCTGGGGCAAACCGGGCTGCTTCCTCACATGCCAAGTGTTGCTTGATGGAGCTGAGCATGGCAGGGACGTACCACCTGCCCTGGACTGTTGAAATTCAGCCTGCCCCAAAGAACTACAGCGTCAAAGAATGGCAGAAATTACATTGTGGTTGCTCCACAACCGGCTCCTGGTGCAGGTGCCGGTCTCTTCgcccaagtaataagtgatggggtgagaggaaacagcctcaagttgcaccaggggaggtttagactggatattagaaaaatttctttacttgacagagtggtgaagcactggaactgACTGCTcgggacagtggtggagtccccatccctggaggggttcaaaaaccgtGTAGCTGTGGCATTTGGGGACAGAGTTTAGCcggcacagtggggttggatGACCTGAGAtgtattttccaaccttaatgattctgtgattctgtgtcaggcattcaTCTTTCCAGGGTGGGAGGTACTTGTGTAGGTGATCCAGGGGTTGGGAAGAGGCCCTTTGAGTGCTGGTGGGGGCTGCGCAGGGCGGCTGGCCCACCTCAAGGGCACAATGCCATCCATCCTGCtggtatcacagaatcacagaatctctaggttggaaaagacctcttggatcatcgagtccaaccattcctatccaccactaaaccatgtccctgagcacctcatccacctgtcttttaaacccctccagggatggtgactccaccccctccctgggcagcctctgacagggcccaatgacctttgctgtgaaaattttttcctgctatccagtctgaccctcccctggcacagcttgaggccattcccccttgtcctgtcccctgacactggggagaagagcccagcaccctcctctccacaacctcctttcaggtagttgtagagagcaataaggtctcccctcagcctcctcttctccaggctaaacaaccccagctctctcagccgctcctcgtaagacttgttctccagccccttccccagcttcgttgctcttctctggacacactccagagcctcaacatccttcttggagtgaggggccaggactgaactcaggattcgaggtgcggcctcaccagtgccgagtaccGCTCACCTAAGACTGGCACCCGTGCTCTCCTGGGGCGATGTAGGTCCAGGCTCAGATGTTGCATTTGTATAAGCGATGGTTCCTTAATACTCACAGACCTGAGCTCTTTGCTGGGTGCCCGCACTCGGCTGTGGATGCGGCGCCGGCAGCTGCCCCACGGCGGCCCGGCTAGAGTGGCTCTGTGGACAGGTGCCGTGCTCCAGTTCCCATCCCGAAATGCAGCACCAGGACATCTCGGCACCACGGCggagcagggaagagcagtGCTGATTCAACCCGAATCTCCTAAGGCAGAggctcctccagggatgggccgTGTGTGTGTGGCCGGAGGGAGTCCTGGCACAGGCAGACCTGGCGCCGTCAGCGAGCAGCCCATGACCTCCACTGCACTGCACTCCGtgtctcccttcttttttctttccctgtttttcacCACTTCAATTTCATCACAGCAAAGTAGGCTCATTTTCCCAGTTAAGTTAGGAGTGTGCTGGGATACACAATCCCTGCCCTCAGAACAGAGGCACTCCTCCACAGTCGGAGGAATTACATGTTTCTAGCTTATAATTAATCACTAAAGACCTAAGGGGATCTCCCATCGCacaccatggggacacaggTTCTTAAAAACCTCTGTGAGGATCCTGACAGAGGTTTGTGGACATTGAAGTTCACTTTGGCACCCAAAGCTACACACCCCATGGCTTCTTCACTGGACCTTGAGCTGCGAGACATTCCTTTGTCCCTCAGAACCTCTGGACAAGTCTTCACCATCCTGTCACATTGGATGAATTGATTCCAGTCTTCGATTGATTGATTCCAGACTGGCTTGATTCCAGTCTTTCTCATAGCATCAGACTCCTTTGTCCAGCACAGCTGGAATCAGCCATAGATCCTCACACCACCCCTGCAACCCTTCAAGATATCTGAACTCACATTGCCTTCCCCTGCACAGTAGCAAAGGTGGTTTTGTTGCTCTGGGATGTGATCCACAGCCTCAGCAATTCCCTTTAGAATGGTaagagacctcattgctctctgcagctcctggaaaggaggttgtggtgaggtgggtgctgggctctgctccaaAGGAACGAAGgctaggatgagaggaaatggcctcaggttgtgccaggggaggtttagactggatatcaggaaaaatgtctttaccagacgagtggtgaagcactggcagaggctgcccagggcagtggtggggtgtccatccctggaggtgttcaaaaaccatgtggccatggcaccTGGGGACGTGGCTTAGCAgacatggtggggttgggctgacagttggcctggatgagctgagagatcttttccaacatcaatgattctgtgattccatgatttttacGAATCCTGAGAACCTGTGGTACCAAGACCCAGCACTGGGGACGTACAACTCGATTTTATTGACTGTTCCTTAACTCCTGCAGTTGCCATCGCCACGAGGGAGGGCCATCTTTGAGATAAAGCACGTAAAAAGCGTCAGTCAGGTGTTACACAGGGCTGCACGTGCCTCAAGCTGTGTAACGCCAAGGGCCTGGCACTTGTAATCCTGCTGTCCTGTATCCCTGTACCATCCTGTACCTTCACCCAAGCTGTCGTTACTCCTTTGTTCTCCTGGCTTCATCCTTGCAGCCCTGTGCCTGCAAGCTCTGACACCGCCAGGCAGGTTCTCCTGGGAAGTAACTGGCAACAGCATGAGAACCACACTCCTCGTCTCCTTCGGCTTCTTTTGGAGTTTTTAGTTTACAGAAGACCCAAAATTTAATGAACAAGGGAGAAGCATTACCTGAAAATCTGGATTTGCGGGACAGCTTGGCAGCCCCTGTGCCCTGCTTGCATCCCATCGAcacacagcactccagatgaAGACGCATCATAGGCTCACAGATAAAGATGCTTTGTTTGGGCCTTCTTTTCCTAAGTAACTCCAAACattgtttgcctttttcactgctgctgaagaCTGAGCCCACGTCTCTGTTCAAATCCATACCTTGAGGCCACTATCTTCTGCTGCTCAGATTTCAGCACTGTGGGTGTGAAATTAAGATTCTTAACCACAACATCTTCATGGTCAGCTGCACGGAATTCACCTTTTATCAAACCATCAATCCATCCTTGCTGCTCAGAACAAGTCAGTGTGGACAAACTTCCCTGCACTAATCCACTGCCTTTCTTAATCAGGACATTAACAACGGTGAACATTGTGGCTCCCTGGGAAATCCCTGGAAAATCTCTAACCATTTAGTCTTTTTCCTCCACCTCAAGTATGTGGTGGGGCTTCCCTCTTGTTCTACGGGATCATTCACCTGATGTCatgtaaagcctttggcacaaAACCAGCCAAATGCATTTTGGAAGTACATCCAACCTTACAGCAGACCTTCTCCACATCCCTGTGAACCCCACAGCTCTTGCAAAACACGACTTCCAGCAAGTTTATACTCTCTTATGATATCAATTCCATTCTTTATTATAACTTGTTTACCTGCACAGAGACTCATCTTCCCATGTCTTCATTCCCACCAACCCTTGTCTAGAACAGGGGTCACGTCTGCCACCTTCCAGATCCCAAGCTTCAACACAACTTCTGTAAGAGGTCACACAGCCCAGGTCACGATCCCCTGCTGTGCTGTCCGATTGCCTTTGGCACATCACAACCCCCAACACTGCACCAGTGTCTTTTTCTATTGAAGGATTTGGATTACAGAGactggattatttttcttgtttagctCTTAAGCGATTTTTAATACGTAACACACAAGATCACCAATATGGTCACAacagggccatgaagatgatctgagggctggagcacctccatctgaggccaggctgagagagttgggttatttggcctggagaaggctccaggcagaccttagagcagcttccaggactgaaaggggctccaggaaagctgaggaggggctctggatcagagtgtgcagggaaaggatgaggggaatggtttccagctgaaagagggaagattgagatgagattttaggaagaaatgttctcctgtgagggtggggaggccctggcccaggttgcccagagcagtggtggctgctccatccctggaggtgttccaggccaggttggatggggcttggagcaaccagatccagtgggaggcgtcccatggcagggaggttgaactggatgagctttgatgTCTCTTCTGATggaaaccattccatgattctatgatataaacCAGGACTCCTGCCTATCACCCAGAATGAACAAAAACCCTGCAGAAGTTGCAGAGGAAAACACCAGCCTCGCTCCTTTCACACGTGGTGAACGTGAGTCGACACCAGCAGCAACAGCCGGACTCCACCTTTTCTTCCCAAGAACCGAGCCCTGTGAGGAGGCCAGAGGTGGGCAGCCCCTCACTCCAACTGCTGAGACAGTCTAAGAGGAGGGGACCAGGACTCAGCACCCGGGAAGGCTGTATCAAAGGGTTCGTAAACACCCAGAACCATCAGCCAGAGTAGcgaggagctgctggcaggagggTGAGCTGTCTGAAAACAGCCACCCCTGGCTCAGATCCCATTCCCGACAGACCAAAAGGTAGGATTCCTGTGATCTGAGATGGCCCTATGGGAATCTTTATTTCCAAGTGTAAGGAGCAGCCTTTAATCAACACAAACTTCCCCCAATATCCAGACAGTAACACCAAAATGGAAGTTTACTTAATTTTCTACAAAGCCTGAAGTATCAGGGCCAAAAAATAGAGCTCTGCCCACATCGCTGCCCGAATAGTGCTGCCCAGGAGAACCCGGCATAGTGCACCTGCATGAAAGCACGTGAGGAGCTTCGACACCCCCTTAGGATGGGAAGCGGAGGCATTTCTATACCGTCAGTGCACTCTGAAACaggcaagcagaagaaaagcaactaAAACAAGCAAGCAGGAAGCAAGAGCTCTGATAAGAACCAACTCCAGGATCTGCAGCTCCTCTTTGTCATTATCACCCCCTGACAGGGGCAGAGCTCTAATTAGCAAGCTCCCAGATAACTGACTGCATGGAGTAACTGCTCAGAACCGTGTTAATTAAACTTTGTTGCCAAGATAACTCAAGGTGATTTAAATCTATTTGCTGACTTCCAAGCATTTCCCAGCAGTCACTAACCCACACAGAAAAATCTGAGCCCGGTGGTGGCAGGAGCCTGTGGGCAGCAGAGCAAACCGCACTGTTCCACACACATTGCTGCTGTGAGAAGGCCCTGGACTGACTTTGAGAAACCCTAGCTTCAATCAGAGCTAATCCCTATGGGAATACCTGCAAGCCAGGGCAAGAGAGCAGGTGATGACTTTCAAGTTATTTCGTGGCAAATAAACTACTCTGGTTTTGGTACCGGACACGCATGGGGCCCTGCAGTCTGCCCGTGGCAGAAACACCATAGCAAGAGTGTGGAAAGAGAGGGCAGTGCCATGTGAAAACAGCCTGCTCAGGACAGAACACCAGGGCATTATTTAAGGCAAAACAATCTCTAGTCATACTATCCAAGAGCCACAGGTGTAAATATTGTGGGAATTCGAGGGGCTCGGTCAGCATccaaaaaggagaaagcagggcTGAAGAACTGGAGGATGTCAGCAAAGGGATAGAGAGCATTTCTGATTGGTAACTTAGGTGttatttgttgggttttgtaaCAACAGTGAAGTTTACAAAACGCTacaaaaaaatggttttgtagCCTTTTCCTtgggctgcagaaaaaaacatcaggagGTCTGGAAGTCTGTGATCCAAAGTGCAGCTTGACATTCACTCCTTAGGAGTTTTCCAGAAAGCAGGAACCAGCACCGCTCAAGTCAAgctaaaagacaaaacagaaagaagatgtAGCAGACAAGCACCGGGGGGCCAGAGGCCTTTCAccacagcagcacagtcagGTTTCATCCTCCAGTCACGCAGGCCCAGTAGAAATGTCCCTTCCCAGACCGTAAGGGTGTCTGAGGAGGGACGCAGGCCCAGCGGCTGCTGACACCCAGCGTAAGAACAGACTTCTCACGTTGGCAAAGGCCAAACATACGCTCAGCCTGGTCTGGGCAGTTATCAAGGCTCAGAGCAAGCTTAACTTTGGCTCTGTTATGTTGAGAAACATCAAGCCTTTATATGGGAACTCTGAAGGGGCAGTAAAGAACTCTTCAAAGGTTCTTAATTGAAGGAATTCCTTATTCTTTCCTTACGCTGTAAACTATTTCTGTACACTCTAATAACTGAGTATTCAACCACGGAGTGCCAACGGCCTGGGCAGCGCAAGAACACAGCTCCAGCATCATAGCAATGATCCTGACAGTTGTGATCAGATTAAATCCCCAACGAAGTTCCCATAGGATGCTCATCCATACGTGTGCCTAAACCTTGTAAAACATTTGCACACATTAATGAACAGGGAAGGTCTCGTACCATGACCGCTCCAGGCAGAAGACAGGAAAACCTGCCTCTCACTAACAGGTAACTTGGACGAATCCTTTGAcaaaaaggcttaaaaaaaccATTTAGGGCAGTAgccttaaattaaaaatatttaaggcaGCAGCAGACAAGCCCCAAAGTCTTTTTGGCTCTAGAAATGGTTGTAGCAGGCATTTGAAATTATAACTTTTTGGGTTACAACAATCAAAAGCCAAGATCTCACGCAAAGTCACCAgcattttaacttttaaaataagatttgtttaaaaaaatcccttcatgTCATAGCTAAGCACTGAACAGCTAGGAAAAAGGTGTCTGAAAGTTGAAATGGACACTGTTGTGCTCAGAAAGTATTGTAACTGCAATAAAAACCCTGACAGGACTAAACAGGTTTATCAGCTCTAAGGAAACAAACCCTcctgcagggaggtggttgcTGGCAGgaacacaaaagaaagaggaagtggaaaaaaacaacaattaaaaataaataaataaataaataaataagctgtGGAAGCAGCTGGTTTCACAGTAAAATCTCGCCTATTTTGATCACAGTTACACACAGACCTGGATCCTCCATACCTGTCAATCAAGGAATCTCTCATGTTGGTAGCAATGGTGCTTGGCTGAGCTTCATTCAGTTTGAAGATACTCTCGATGACGGAGAGCTCAGTGCTCGTCGTGTCCAGCCCACAGAAGGCACACCAATCGTTCACAACCATTCCCGCTGCAACCACCTCACTGCCACGATTCACCGTTCCAGCCtggcaaaacaaagcagcaggagcTAACGGGGTACGCTGACAGCAACACATTTCACTACGTGTCCTTATTAAATGCCTTTAGCAGCGGTTTCAACCCACTCTCCTGAAAAGACTAAAGCTTCTGCCATCAGCAAAGTTAGAAAGGTTTCCGATGAAAAAAGATTACTGTATAGGCCTTAATCTCAGGAGAGAAAACTGTTCAGTGAAATGGAATGTAGGAAGCACAAAGGCAGAGCAACCAATCGCGATATTCACAAACTCAACTGAACAGGCACAGGattttattacttcattttctttaaaaattgccTCTGGCCAAACCACAGAAGACCTCACATTGTGCACGAATGAATCAGCACAAGATGCATAATCCCAGCAGAACAATGGTTCAGAAGCAAGAAGCTAAGCAGTTAAGAAGATAAGCAGCTTATGTAGACTCAGAAAACAGGGAAACGTCTCAGAAGTCTCACCCTGTTCAAGTCTTCTCCCACctggaacagctctgcagagaaaacagTTTCTAGAAACCCAAGAGAATGTTGAAACTGAAaactaggttggaagggagtGGCACGAGGAAATAAAAACCCATAAATGCCTTACCACGAGTGGGACCTGGAGCAATGAAGACAGTTCATCCTGATCATCAATGGAAGTTTTAGGGTGCACAATTCCTCCCTGGTTACTAAAAACGCAGTAACTTCCAACCAGCACCTGGTCTGCCACTGTTTGCCTGAAAACCTCAACCTTCAGAACATCTGCCAAGATCTCTTCCGTCTCCTGTCAACAGAAAGAGAGGATAAAGTCCTCTGCAAAACAGTATTGGAGTCTGAAGTCAAGCTATTCCAGCATGCAACCACCAGCTGGGATCCTCCCCTTGGAAAGCCCACCCATGCTTTCATAATCCATTCCATTCCAATCCAATTACGCTAAAACACACTCAGACTCTGTACTCCAGATATTCCCAGTGAACTGTGCATACCGAGCTGGCAACTGGGACTAAACACAGCTCCAGGCCTTTACTGATAAAtgctcttctcccctctttctgtgTTGACAGCTCATCAACCGTTCTCTGGCCATTCCCTGTGAACCAGTCCTCCTTTTGTCCCAGATCAATGGCACCaaattcccttctccttctgtaTCCTAAGAGCCTCCCCCTTCACGTGCAAACTATTTTGATTTCTCCCTCTCTGGCCACCTTGCCTTACTTTTCACAAATATTCAAAGGATACCATGCTGCAAATGCCATCACCTCCCTTCCATTCCCCTTTTTTTGTTCTCGTTTGCACTCTGACCATCAAGTCCCATTTCTCCATCAACTTTAGCACAATCTGAGAACAAACCCTGTACAGACACCTCTCTCCAGTGCAATTAAGATACCAGTTCTTAAACACAGAGTTGCAACAACTTTGTCTCCTCTGCCCTTACTTTAAACTTTCAAACAAGAACCACCCATTTTCCTTTCACCCCTCCGGAAACATGTACACCACCACATCCATGACCTCTTCAAACTATTTTCAGCGAGCTCAGCCTGTAATTACTGCTGcagttatagaatcacagaatcaccagggCTGGAAAAGATCAGCCCAGTCCAtccccaccgtgcctgctaaaccacacccccatggtttttgaaccctccaaggatggggactccaccactgccctgggcagcctctgccaatgcttcaccactcattTGGTAAAGAcaatcttcctaatatccagtgtAAATCTCctctggcgcaacttgaggccttttcctctcatcctttcacttgttatttgggagaggagaccaaccTCCACCgccccacaacctcctttcaggagctgcagagagctatgaggtctccccctCAGcggttaaacagccccagggccctcagctaCTCCCGCAGTCCCTggggctccagacccttccccagctccactgCCCTTCTCgggatgcgctccagcccctcaatgtcttctTGATGCTCTCCTTATTACACACATACAAGCTCCCTTTTTATTCATTCAATTTTACGTAACAAAGCAAACTGCACCGATCACACTCCCGTACCCAACTCCTCCCTTTCTACCACAGCACGCTGAATCAGAGGGCACACAATGATTTGGGGCAGGGCAAATCCACAACTAAAGATAAACAGGAAAAGAGGTAGATGAACCAAAACCGAGTCCAAAGTCCAAAATCCAAACCCAAGACTTCTCTCTTGAGAAGCAAAGAcaaggcagcacagccctgctgctccctgtgctACAGACAGCAACCCCCAGCAGCTACAAACCCAAATGGCAGCTTGGCCATCGTTACACACGCATCCACTGTGAATTTAAACGCGTCATTGCGCCATGTACCCTGTCAAGGTCCGGATGAACGAGAGCTACATAGTCATTGCATGTAGTGACATTGCCCAGAGCTGAGAGACGCTCTTCTACTCGTTGGATTCGTACAGAATCTGGCAGGCTGTTGCGGATGTGTTGCAGCTCTTGGTCTGTTGTACTGCTTGGGACCAACAGCCCGTGTCTGTTCCCTAAagtgacaggagaaaaaaaggagagaaaagaaaaaaagactgtttttcaCAGGGCTTCCTGCTTCCCTGATCACAGAACGAATGGCCCTTCCCTACCCACCCCGCTGAGGCCCAGAATTCAGCCCAAGAGAAATAACGTCACTATTTGAAAAGAACTGAGCCCCACAGATAAGGGAAATCTAGGATGAAGCACAGGCAGAAAGGGGTGAACGGCACTATCTTTAACCACTTCTCTTTTTCAACAGCACTAAAGACTTCTTTTAAAGGAAGCCGAGATTCTCAATGAAACACTGTGACTGAGAAATTTCCCCTTGCCAGTTGCCCCATAGGAGATACAGCTCCCCCTTGCCTGTGTTACTTTTACAGCAATAAGGTAGGACGGACACAGACACTCTTTTTGCAGGAACAAAACTCGAGCAAGAAGCTCTGTGGCCAACACGAGTCCCACTAACCAGAGATGGGTCAAAGCTGGTCCCTGACTGCCACGTTTGCCATTGCCTCCCCCTGCCCAGGTTCTGCCCCTCCAGTGCTGCTCTGAACCATCAACTTAGGGAACCTTCTCCCAGGTTGCAGCAACCAGCCTCAGGCATGTCTGTAGCCTATCTCCAAGCCCTGAAAGGCAAACACTCCCCACTACTCTAGCTCCTTGCTATTGGGCGTTTCCCCATTCCCCCactgttttcacttttcctcttgGAATCATTAGTGGTTGGCAAAGACCTATAAGCTCACCTAGTCCAATCGTCAGCCCAACTCCACCGTGCCGGCTAAACCAAGTGCTATGGCCACAAGTTTCTGAaacccttcagggatggggactccacctctgccctgggcagcctctgccagtgcttcaccactctgtcaaGTAGAcaattttttcctagtatccaatctaaacctcctctggcataacttgaagccatttcctctcatccagtcccttgttacttgagagaagagaccaacactcacctccccacaacctcctttcagaagctgcagagagcgatgaggtctcccctcagcctcctcttctccagcctaaacagccccagggccttcaactgctcccagaacccctgttctccagacccttccccagctccgttcccttctctggacgcactccagcccctcagtgctttcctggagtgaggggcccaaaactgaacccaggattcaagttgcagcctcaccagcacagggggacgatcccttccctgctcctgctgcccaccccatAGCTGATCCCA
Above is a genomic segment from Cuculus canorus isolate bCucCan1 chromosome 16, bCucCan1.pri, whole genome shotgun sequence containing:
- the EIF6 gene encoding eukaryotic translation initiation factor 6, coding for MAIRASFENNNELGCFAKLTNAYCLVAIGGSENFYSVFEGELLGTIPVVHASIAGCRIIGRMCVGNRHGLLVPSSTTDQELQHIRNSLPDSVRIQRVEERLSALGNVTTCNDYVALVHPDLDRETEEILADVLKVEVFRQTVADQVLVGSYCVFSNQGGIVHPKTSIDDQDELSSLLQVPLVAGTVNRGSEVVAAGMVVNDWCAFCGLDTTSTELSVIESIFKLNEAQPSTIATNMRDSLIDSLT